CTGTTGCAGCCTGTGAACGTCTTGCTGGGTTCCCATGCTGTTACTTAGCCGCAAAACTTACAAGGCAGTCCTGGTTTTTACTGTTTCAGGTCTAGAGCAAGGCATTCTGTCCCCTGGCCAGAACTCTGGAAACTACTTTGCTCCCATTCCTTTGGAAGATCATTCTGAAAACAAAGTGGACATCTTAGAGATGCTACAGAAAGCTAAAGTGGACTTAAAGCCTCTCCTCTCGAGTCTTTCAGCCAACAAGGAGAAGCTGAGAGAGAGCAGTAAGTCTCCCATTCTGCTGTTGTACCTCTGCCTTTCGGGCGCCTCTGACCAAAACAGGCCTCAGGGCCACATTTCCCTTTCCATGCAGGAAGCGCTAAGGCTCACTTCAGGAGTCCTCCGGGGTATTTGTTGACTTGCCCCCTTAATTGCCTGGCCTGGGCCTCTTGGTGTGGCTGAAGCTCCCCTCAGGGCCTGAGTGCCATCTAAGGCCACCATGAAGCCACTAAGCACCCGGGTGTTTGCCTCTTGAGCAGCTCTTGCCAATACagtgtgctaaataaataaatcaataaataaagaagCTTTTGCCAAACTTGCTTCCAGCCTCCGCTGCCTCAATGGTTTTAGTAAAACTTCAGCAGCTACCCTGGATCTGCCATAAAACAGgaacatttaagaaaaaaagggggtggggaagactAGCACATGAAGTGGCAAGCCATGCTTACAAGACTTGCACAAGGAGGCACTTTAGCTCTTAGTCTTCCTGCTGGAATCCCATCCTGCTGATTATTGAGGCCCACCTGTACCTGTGAGCAACTGGCATGGAAGACCTGCATGTGGCATATGGGCATCCAAGCAGCCCGGCCGGCTTTCAGGACAAAGTCTGTTGGCCACTTGAAACAGATGCAGCCACGTGCCTGGTGCTGAAGGCCTGTTTGCATCTTTTGCTTTGTGGCCTTCAAATTACGTGGAGAGCagaacttttatttttgtttcgcagcttggctaatgaatgtgcatgctggaaaacgGAGGGTTTGGTCCTGCAACAGGGGCATCTTGCTAACTGAATCCCGAGCCTTTTTTGCAGGCTCCAGGCTTCCTACTGAAATATTGCCGAGTGTGTTTGGAAAGACGGAGTGAAGCAAATTGGGACTAGGCCTCTCCTTCCGTGAATGCCTCTCGGTTGCCGCTTTAGTCACCAGGTTTGCCTGTCCCAGggtttctgtcaggaaatccaggcCAAgggttccctcctctcctcctgccTGGAACTGTCTGGCCAAGACGAGCTGCTTTTAGGGGCTCCCTGCCTGGGCTTTGCCAGCCGCTGCCAGGCCCCCAAACAGATGCCGTCTCTCTAACAGACATGACCAGCAGAGTCCTGTAAGCAAAACTCTGGACTGGCACGCTTGTACTGTGCTGCTTTGACGCTACCTGTCCTCCATTGTTAGATGGAGGATAATTCAAGTGCTGCTTCTGCAAGAGAGGAAATAGCCATTTTTCAAATCTGATTGTTGTACATCGTACCAAAACGAAATGAATAGAAAAAGCCCCTGTGGATGGATGGAAGCGCTGTCTTTCAAAGCCAGGCTGGGAAGTACCGTACTGTAAGGGTGGACTTCCTCCTTCATTCCGAAGCAAACCTATCTGGCCCGTGGAAAGGAATGTATGTACTACGAAGACCTTGCGGGTTCCTGTTGTGTTCCTTAGCAGCAAAACGTACAAAGCGCAAGCAGGCCGCCCAGAATTGCTTGTTTGGTGAGATGGGccgctatataaattggataaataagTACAGTTTAATTGCACCCTCGTTAGTGTTTGTGTTGCCCAAAGGATTGCAAACTGCACAACAGAGTGTTTGCTTCCTAGTGTGAACTTCTGCTCAGAAGTGGAAATGAGTGAGATGATGCCTCAGGCTTCATTGGTGTCAGTGAGCTTTCTGTTTTTGCTTTAATCCCTCCCACCGCATCCCACATTAGAAGCCCCAATGATTCAGATACACCGGCACTGAATTTCCATTAAAAattcttggaagaaattattgTTCAAGAAGTGCGTTGCTCCATTGGCAGATTTCACAATCTCTCTTATGTTTTGGGGTGTAAAATACACTTGAAAAGTGCCCTTGTAAAGCACTGCTTGTGTCAGTGAGGCTTGTGTACTGTGAGCATGTATAGctggttgttttttgtttcccTTGTGTGTGCATTAAATTGTGCAAACCTGTTTGCTGCCTAATTATTTTCACTTCAGATTCAGAAATGTTGGCATCCTGATGATTGAAAAATCCATTTGATTTCCTCGGTCTGCATGATCCCTTCCCTTATTTGATGAGTTTGCTATATAGATGCCCTGGAAGATTTATTTCAGATCCGGTTGTAGCTTGAATGTTAGTTCCTAGCATGGCTTCGGAATCCCTACTATTTTAATAGTCCTCCCGAATAAAAGTGGAACCTGCTTATAAACTATTCTAACAGTCTCTGTACACCCCAAGTCTGCACTTAGTTCTTCATTATccatcctcctcccccctcccccaccttttttCTCTCCAGCACATTCAGGAGTTGTCCTTTCAGTGGAGGAAGTAGAAGCTGGGCTGAAAGGCCTGAAAATGGATCAGGAGGGGAAAACTGCAGCCCCCTTAATGGCAGAGCGGATGGAGGAGTCCCTAAATGTGGCTGATTCACGGCACTTTAAAGACGGGGACATGTCTGCTTTCAACAAGTTAGTCAGTACCATGAAGGCAAGCGGAACTCTACCTTCACAACCCAAAGTCAATGTAAGTAATAAAGTCCACCACTCCTGATCTTGGGCTACATGCAGAACTGCCCCCAAATGCTACAGAGGTGTAACGtgcataatttatataataaatgttCACTTTCCCTACACATagccttttcttttttagcatATCAGCATACAAGTTGATATGAGGCTTAGCTTTAAAGCACCCATTTTGGCAATTTAAGAAAATGCTCTGGAAATGTTTGGGTCCAAAAGTATCTGCGAGCATTCCCACGTAGaagcttttattcatttttaaatttttatttattagacaaATTTATATGACTGCCCAACTCACAGGCGACTCCAAGCGGCTTTCAACGTTCATGGAAAGATAGCATTGCCACCAGGGATGCTAATTCCATTTCAGTCTGTCATAATGCTTAAGCATTTGAGTAGACTCAGTGactaaatatactttttttttaaaaaaaaaggaaaaaaacccctcaCTAGCTTCCATTTAGATGGAAACCAATCCCGCCTCCAGCAAACCTTGTTTCTAGGATACAAGATTGAGTTTCTGATGCACTTTGGGGAGGCCCTGCACCTGCACCTGAATTAGACGTTTGTTCTGGGGAAAATTTGtcctgcaaatttttttttttttttttttgtttacatttataccccgcccttctccgaagactcagggcggcttacagtgtataaggcaatagtctcattctatttgtatatttttacaaagtcaacttattgcccccccaacaatctgggtcctcattttacctaccttataaaggatggaaggctgagtcaaccttgggccgggctcgaacctgcagtaattgcaggctactgtgttcttaataagccttaataacaggcttttaccagcgtgagctaaaccggccccttaggAAGTGGCCCACAATGTATATTGAACTTTTGCTTTGCTGACTGTTTTGAATGAGAGGGGAAAAAGCACCCTTGCCCTTTTGCAGGTACAGTTACATGTGTCCTGTCTGAGGGAGGGCATTGCTGCTGCGCTACCGCACCTCACAAAGCTGTCTCTActctttgttttgggggaggtgggGCTTTGTATGAAGATGAATCCAGAGACTGTGATTTGTAAACCACGGCTATAACGCTTTAGTATTGATGCCAGGAAGCAGGCAGCTGTGTCTTCCTCAACAAATCACATGTAAAAAAGTAGCTGACTATAATGCAGAAACTGAACAAAATTCTCTAGTTCCCTGCATGGCGCTCTTTTTATCAACTCTGAGGTCTGTTTACAATTGATACATCTGTTGATAAGAGCAGGTCTCATTCGATGCAATATTCTGTAAAGGAATGTCCTCAGTTGTAGCTCCTGCCAGGTTCTTCTGCAGAAGCAGTTTTcagctgctgctgtttggctggtAGATCTTCAAGAGGAGAAAACTCTCCTTTGGAAATAGTCCAGGGGCATAAATATCCTTCGAACTCAAGATAACTTTTGTGAGAGGGTAGAGCAGAGATCAGAGAGAAACTGGTGAGAGAATATTGTGCTCATAGCTGCAATGGCTGCTGCCTTTTGGGGCCTGCCTTGATTATTCAGACATGCCAACTGGCACCTTGAATCATCAAGAAAAGCAAATCTTACCTCCTGGTAAAGGTTGGTATATCTCTGTGGACTCCTTAGATGAAACGTCGGTGGCCTCCAAACTCATAGTTCACCAGGACATGTAACCTTAAGTCACAGAAACATTGAATTGGAAGAGGTCACTGAGGTCATCAAATCCAGCCTCCTATTAGAGCCTCTCACCAGCTGTTCTGCTTTGGAACACATCCAGGGAAGGAATACCCTCCACCCTACCCACTCCAGGAGCATGGGTGGAATCTCTGTTTGTTGGAGAATGAGGAAAAGGGTGGACCCTAATACAGGGGTCCCTAAGCCCCAATCCGTGGACCGGCACTGGGCCACAGCATGACAGAAtccgggccatgcaaacaagcccCATTCGCCCCCTCCGCCCTGCGGAAATTTTTTTCTCCGTGGaatcagtccctggtgcccaaaaggttgggggccgctgcCCTAAAAGACAGTGAAGGAACCTGGATGAGTGGATCATGTGCACTGGGAACGTGTGGtgaaaagtataaataaatagcagTCCCAGCTCATGACCTGcctttgccttttactgagattcTTGGGCAAATTATTCCCGCTCATTTGCTTTCCTGAGAAGTTGATCCTTAGGACCACACCCAGCACAGAAAACATATTACAATTGAAAATGTATTCTACCACTTCAAAATTCCAAAGGTGCCATAAGCTCAATTTGGAGACTCCCTAAATATTTCTTTGCTAAAGCTAGAGAGAAGAGGCTTCCTTTACTGTTTAATCTGGACTCTTGCTAGAGGCAAATTCAGCTGCAAACACATTGCAGAACTATTTCCCCTGTGGTTTGTTATCAAtagaatttattaaattaattaaattaaaaaccagATTAGTAATTTCACACATGCAAACAAAGTATTAAGATCCAAATTAGGCATATCAGGAACTACTAAATATTGTCCAAACACTTTGATGATGATAGTGTTGGTTTGTTACTTTGGATTAAATCAGCCAAATAAGTGTTTGGACTGCTAGGGAGCAACCCAGCCATGGCCTTTCAATTGCCTGAGTCAGATGGCCACATACCTGGTGGCAAAATAGACACTTAGCACCTCATCGATTGAAGGGCGCTTCCATTTGCATGTGGTGATGGACACTGGTTGAGTTTGGATCAGACAGCGAATTTTAGCAAGCAAGAGAGATCGCAGACATGTTGTTTTTCTTTCAGCAAACTTCTGAAAACCCACTGATGTTACCTTCTGAGATGCCGGGCCAGGCAGCTACAAAGAATATCTTGCAGGTATGATAACAATCTCTTATTTTGTTCAGACTcctgctgaaaacatttctggctATAGTATTAAGAGTATCAAGTAGAGCATTTTAATTATTCTAAAATTTTTCTATATGGTCCATAAAACATACAATAATCATGTAATATCTGTAAATTAAGAATGCAGCATTTGAAGACTGATTTAATTATTCTGACTGCATATGATTGAATGGTATTAGAACAGCTTTCTTCTCCACACCTCCCACTTTCTGCTTTTGCAGACCTTAGAATTAACCTATGACCCACTAACCTTGAAAAGAACACAGTTAGCAAACTGGCATTCTTAGGAGTTATTTCAAACTTCCCAACTGACCTCACACCTCAACTTGatacctgtttgtttgtttgtttgttgcatgtTTATTGATAGAGGTTTCCAATGCCCTAAGCAGAGAGCTACAGTGTTTGTGAGCATTGTAATTATACTGTCAGAAAAATGGCGGAATGCATAACTGGAGGTTTAAAAGAGCTGTGTTCTTCCCAAGGAGATCCTGGGGCCCTCCCCTTCTTGCAGACAGACGTCATCCAATGTCCTCAGCACCTTGATGGGGGGCTTGGAGCCCGTTCCCTCCCTCCTTGCCCAGAGAGCCTCCTCTCCACCACAGCCTCCCATCTCACAGATGTTTCCCACTCGGGCTGCTTCGGCTGACTACTTGAGGCATCGCATCCCATCTCCAGTTGGTGAGAAACGTTCCTGCTCAGGTAGTTTCTGTAACGTAGATGGTAGCCAGTTCATGTCTGAAGCATGACCCTTCTGTGAGATCAAGTCATAGAATGGATGGGACCTGGCTGGAATTTACCTGATCGAGTCCTTTGCCCAGAATACTGCTGTAGCATCCCAATAGGCTGCAGGTCCAGAGTAGCTGAAAATTTCTGACTGGAATAAGCCAGAGTCAAGTTCTAAATAATGTTGAGATCAACATTAAGCACAAAAGCAGAAGAAACCTCTTGGCTGCTTTCACTGTGTGTTGCTTTCAGGGGATTGGCAGAGAGAGTGAGACTGGCCTTTCTGCCTACTGGTgtgtttttaaccattttaaaacaTTAGAACTATAATTTCCACCGAAGGAAAGAGCTCGTGTCTTACTGGTGAAATTACTCATGGTCTTATTCTAGGTTTTGCACCAGGGGCACAGCAGTTGCTGACGGATCCATTTCAGGGGATTCGAAAACCAGTGAGCCCAGCTGCTGCCCAGGTAAGGGAAGGAGCCGGCTCCTCTCCATCTCACTTGGCGTTAAGAgtggatctagatcaggggtctccaaccttgggaagtttaagacttgtggacttcaactcccagaattcctcagccacaacgttgtcaaggttgaagacccctgatctagagggaaCACTTTCATCCAACTGAGTAAAATGTTGTATTTTGAGTGTGAAAACTCTGCAGCTAAAATGTTCCTCCGGAATTTATACCCAGAATAATTTGCCATCCTTTCCTAATTCTGGAGGTCAGAGCATTTTGCTCTGGGAGACCTTATGTTTTAGAAAATGCTGGGAGGCGTGAAAATGTCAAAATGCACACACCCATAACCACTTTTTCCTGATTATTTAAGAGGATGGTGACAATGGGGAAAACCACATTTAATGGGATCCAAGAAATGTGAAGCAATGGGAAAAAAGATAAtctactttagaatagaatacttgTAAATACTTGTAAAATAGCAATACAGTTATTTAGAGCAGggctccccaaccttttggacctcagggaccaccgagttcgtaattttaaatcctgtggaccactaatacaaatccagtgcgccgcttgctgaagcatctggactcccagtgatgggatggggttctTCAGgcgctctccctcctctctttctctctctctctctctctcccactcattctctctctgattccctctctgtctctttctctctctctcattctttctttttctctctctctctcattctgcctctttctttctctctctctctctcattctctctctctcccgctcccactcttctcattctctctctttcattctctctctctttctctctctgtctcattctctctctctctctctgattctctgtctctttctctctctcccctccttctctctccttctctcttccccttctctctctctttctctctttctctctgcccctctctttcccactctttctctcattctctctctctctccttctttcattctgtctcttctctctccctttctctctctccctgtctctttctctctcccccactctttcattctctttctttctctctctcatctcatgggccagccagtgtcttggggctgagaggaagtcaagcatatCCCTGAGAAACCGAGGTgcatggagcaccaacaagggccggcaAGATCCAACAAGAGACGAAGCTTCGCTCtccctctggaatatggagcgaatctccatccccccctcccctcccctccccttgccaggggaggagtgactgggaagggagggcaaggggcggggacagccactggtggttcagccgacaggaagctacagcagaggGAAGAAACAGCCCGAGGTTCTGTTGCTTCGGGCCGCCTGCACCaccatcccccccccacaccattacctcattccagccggcAAGGGCTGcgctgcaaagttgcaagttgcacaaACCTCCCTCTACGGCTgagatttccagccccaccatgagctgcctggccagtcccatcttccagagctctaatcacaggactggccattgctcatcctggagcagctcctccacccgggtgcgccatggaccaccaacattttctcatggaccaccggttggtgaccactgatttagAGAGTATATTTGATAGTATTCATAGTGCTGCAGCTCTGAGAAGTAGCCTTTGTTTAATTTAACCTATATACATAGGGTGTCCCTTAAGTGGAAGTAAATCCTGCAATGCACCAGATGAAGTTATTATAGGAGAAACAAGAGTGTGGTGTAGCATGACACGCTCTGCAGAGTAGCAGTGAATGATGTGCCTACTTTCTAATAGAAAATTGTGAAGTACAAAAATCTGAAAGCAGTAAAGACCAGTGTCCACAGTCACAGTAGACAGAAGTGGTGAAATGCCATCTTGATTAGGGTCTTGGCTGATTGAAGCCTTCTTGATTTCAGATGGGTCCTCTTGAGTTGCAGCAAGCTGCTTTAGAAGGTCTCTCTCTTCCACATGACTTAGCTATGCAAGTGCCAAATTTCTACCAACCAGGTTTTGGCaaactacagatggataaaaatcGAGACGGCTTCAGGAACCGGTGAGTTTAAATTTCAGGCTGGAAGTTGGAAATGCTAAACAAATGTCAAACTGCCTGCCCATCTACCTCGGTTTCTCCACCTTCAAAGTAAAGTGAAGCAAGAGGAGAAATCTGCTATTCCTTGCTGGAAAACTTTCAGCCAGGATTTTATTTCCTTGCAGGCAGACAAAGATGTTCTAACGTGAATTTCTGTTTGATAGGCAGCCGCGCATGACTCATTCTCCTGCCTCTCTGGGGCTCCGAGGAAACGCCTCTTCTCCTCCGACCACTGCTGCTTCCATCACTAGCATGGTCAGTGTCTCACCGGCCATTGCAAAAATGTGGCAGGTTTTTATGTTTAAGTTCTGTATGACAGATGCGAGATGAAAAGAAAGCAAGTAATTTGAAAAgttcaaacaaatagaaggcagaTTTCCTTAGTGTGATTGAGGGGAGAGGGCTGGCAGCGTTTTCCATTCTAATTCACCCtgattatttatgtttttttgtcttagattattattattgcatatgTTGGGTCCATAAACATAACCAAAACTGGTTATTTGGggacaaatatattaaataataattgttGGTTTATGCTTTTGCAGCTATCTCCTTCCTTTACTCCTACCTCAGTGATACGCAAGATGTATGAAAGCAAAGACAAGAGCAAAGATGAGCCCCATGCAGCCAAGTTGAAATCAAGTGAGAGAGAAGAAGGTCCGAGGACAACCGAAGGTAGGTTTGCTCACATCTGGGTAAAGAGAAATGATTCCTTAAAGGCACTTCTAGAAAGGAAGAGCAGATAAAAAACTCTTGACTGTAGGTCTTCCTAAAGTTAAGAAATTTCTGAAGGGGGCTTTTATCTAAGAGGAGAGCTCTTGGTAGCCTTGGCCATTGTATCAAGATCCAGAGGCATTATGGAGACTAAACAAATAACCTGTGGCTCCATCTCCAGAGAATGCTTTGATATATTGGTAAATTATTCCTGGATTTGGGAACAAGGCTATCACTCTGGCTGCTCCTCCAACAAGACAGTTGTCCATGGAACAGATCTTACAGCCAGAGAAGAGACACGTAATGTAAGGGAAAAGCACAACTGTTTTTCTTCCTACTCCAAAGGATGAAAAGCTCCTCCAGCTATGGGACACTACAAAGCTGCAGTTATAGGCAAGGAAGGGTTGCAACCACACCTGGAGTCATTGTGCTCTTGAGCTCGCCTTCATGTTTTCCCTTGAGTGTTTCAAGGGAAACAGGCCCTTGAGTCGGCCAAGAAGGTTTCTTCATGCTGAGAAGAAGGTAGATCATACCATTGCACATGATGGTTGAGCTCGACTTCTTTTGTGTTCCTCTGCAGAGAGTCTTTTGCCACCCAGGTCCACAGATCATGTCGATCAAGAGAATTCGCCCTCCGTAGCTCCCAAACTAACATCACTGCAGCGTTCCACATGTTCCACCCCACTTTCTCAAGCCAACCGTTGCACCAAAGAACAGGACTACAGGCCAAAGTCTTCTGGGAGAAAAACTCCTACAATGGCTTCTCCAGTTCCAGGGAATACTTTCCTCCGTCCAATCCACCAAGTTCCCCTGGTTCCTCATGTTCCGATGGTACGACCTGCTCATCAGTTGCCCCCAGGATTAGTCCAGAGGATGCTGGCACAAGGCATTCATCCACAGCACCTTCCTCCTCTGCTACAAGCAGGTAAGCTTCAGCTTCACTCCTGGTTGAAGGGGCCTCATTGACCAATTAGCCCTTCCTTTATGCCCAGCGTTTCTACATGGGGTGTCAGGCATTGCCGAAAGatttgcacacgcacacacagtctTTTGATCTTACTGCAAGTTAGGAGTTTGTTTTCTCACAAGGGCAGTTACTGCATTTAGCCTTACACATTCTGCCATATCTGGAAACTGTGCGAGTGGTGTAAAAGTTGAGCAGCTACATCTGGTAGGAAGcccagtgttttctgtggttACCTACTACAGTGGAATGCTTTCTGATAGGAATGTGATAGTGAAGGCATACTGTGCTAATTTTCATAACCATGAGGGAGTAGTTAAGGGTCCTGAGTTTGCCTTGTGATGCAGCAGCTGTGGAAGATTCATGTTTAACTGCTTCTGAAATGGCTTTGATGGCTACGGGCGAGGCAGCAGTTAAGAACTTTGCCACTCTCAGTTCTGAAATGGTTGTTCTAGAGTGCTGCTTTGCTGCTTCCTTTCATCCTTGGCTTGTGGGGAGGGGGCCCCTGAGAGGTACCAATGTGGAAAGTTCTAAGTATGGAGGGTCCTTGCTTAAAAACGATACGATTCCATTCAACAGGTATGATCCCTCCTGGGGTTGACCTGTCTCACCTGCAGGGAGTATCTGCTCCCCTCCTTGGTCAGCCATGCTACCCGTTAACCACAGCTGGCCACCCTCTCTTGAATCCTCGCTCAGCGACACCTTTGCAGCTGGCAATGATGCAGCAGCAACTACAGCGCTCAGGTAACAGACCTCCCTTTGAGGAGTCCTAAATGTTCTTTTTGCCAAGGCCGATCGTGCACCACCTTCATCCCAGATCTATAACACAAGGTGGTtggcctctctctttctctttcaggcGCCAGCACACAAGGATCTGCTGTCGGGGTGCAAACAACTCCTCCCCCTGTGTCTTCTCGGACTGGACTGCCTCATATGCACTCGCAGCTTGACCATCGTACTGCTGCCCAGCGAAGTAGCTCTCCCGTCGGCCTCGCGAAGTGGTTTGGTTCTGACGTCTTACAGCAGCCCCTCCCGTCCATGCCTTCCAAAGTGATCAGCGTGGATGAGCTGGAATACCGGCAGTGAAGAGCCTTGTTGGAGAGCAGGATCTGCGCTGCTTCAGACTGGAGCCGTCTCTCCTCAGGCAGCCGGCCTCTGACGTGCTTCACTCCTATTTCTTTTGGGGTGCTTtggtttcagcacttggtgcggAGTTCTTTTCGGAGTGACTAAAAGCACATGGCGCCTGTCCTAGCTTCCATGTCTACATCAAGattgaaagaatttattataGACTGAATAGTGAACCCTGAAAAAACTTGGATGCGAGACAGTACCAGAAGAATTCTGGAAGCATCTACCTTTTTTgtttggttggggttttttggttttttggttgttgttttttttgtaaaaatgtaGGAATGAAGTGCTGGTGACCTCTTGGAATAGAGGTGTCAGCCTTAAGGGTTCATCACTGGAAATTCTATGTACAGACCAATGTatgaacatctttttttgtatataTATCCACGGGAGAGCTTTTTTGAACTTATACAGCTGTACATACAAGAGTAGCTAGTAAAAAGTTAAGCT
This genomic stretch from Ahaetulla prasina isolate Xishuangbanna chromosome 15, ASM2864084v1, whole genome shotgun sequence harbors:
- the EIF4ENIF1 gene encoding eukaryotic translation initiation factor 4E transporter isoform X1 — translated: MDKRGGLAEAVNGDALLNMNIISTMKFPHRYTKEELLDIKEHPQSKQRPSCLSEKYDSDGVWDPEKWHASLYPNSGRTSPVESLKKELDSDRPALIRRIADPRERVKEDELDIVLSPQRRSFGGGCHVTAAAGARRSGSPLEKENDCVRVIGGRRIGSGRIISARNFDKDHRSGEKDSRDVRERDRDREYKDKRFRREYGDSKRLFGERRRNDSYTEEEPEWFSAGPTSQSETIELTGFDDKILEEEHKGRKRTRRRTASLKEGIECNGGVTEEEELRTTRGQETAADQEVPREMVLPESAPGEFDFNEFFNLDKSVPGLASMIEDVLGEGSVSASRFSRWFSNPSRSGSRSSSLRSTPHEELERLAGLEQGILSPGQNSGNYFAPIPLEDHSENKVDILEMLQKAKVDLKPLLSSLSANKEKLRESTHSGVVLSVEEVEAGLKGLKMDQEGKTAAPLMAERMEESLNVADSRHFKDGDMSAFNKLVSTMKASGTLPSQPKVNQTSENPLMLPSEMPGQAATKNILQEILGPSPSCRQTSSNVLSTLMGGLEPVPSLLAQRASSPPQPPISQMFPTRAASADYLRHRIPSPVGFAPGAQQLLTDPFQGIRKPVSPAAAQMGPLELQQAALEGLSLPHDLAMQVPNFYQPGFGKLQMDKNRDGFRNRQPRMTHSPASLGLRGNASSPPTTAASITSMLSPSFTPTSVIRKMYESKDKSKDEPHAAKLKSSEREEGPRTTEESLLPPRSTDHVDQENSPSVAPKLTSLQRSTCSTPLSQANRCTKEQDYRPKSSGRKTPTMASPVPGNTFLRPIHQVPLVPHVPMVRPAHQLPPGLVQRMLAQGIHPQHLPPLLQAGMIPPGVDLSHLQGVSAPLLGQPCYPLTTAGHPLLNPRSATPLQLAMMQQQLQRSGASTQGSAVGVQTTPPPVSSRTGLPHMHSQLDHRTAAQRSSSPVGLAKWFGSDVLQQPLPSMPSKVISVDELEYRQ
- the EIF4ENIF1 gene encoding eukaryotic translation initiation factor 4E transporter isoform X2 yields the protein MDKRGGLAEAVNGDALLNMNIISTMKFPHRYTKEELLDIKEHPQSKQRPSCLSEKYDSDGVWDPEKWHASLYPNSGRTSPVESLKKELDSDRPALIRRIADPRERVKEDELDIVLSPQRRSFGGGCHVTAAAGARRSGSPLEKENDCVRVIGGRRIGSGRIISARNFDKDHRSGEKDSRDVRERDRDREYKDKRFRREYGDSKRLFGERRRNDSYTEEEPEWFSAGPTSQSETIELTGFDDKILEEEHKGRKRTRRRTASLKEGIECNGGVTEEEELRTTRGQETAADQEVPREMVLPESAPGEFDFNEFFNLDKSVPGLASMIEDVLGEGSVSASRFSRWFSNPSRSGSRSSSLRSTPHEELERLAGLEQGILSPGQNSGNYFAPIPLEDHSENKVDILEMLQKAKVDLKPLLSSLSANKEKLRESTHSGVVLSVEEVEAGLKGLKMDQEGKTAAPLMAERMEESLNVADSRHFKDGDMSAFNKLVSTMKASGTLPSQPKVNQTSENPLMLPSEMPGQAATKNILQILGPSPSCRQTSSNVLSTLMGGLEPVPSLLAQRASSPPQPPISQMFPTRAASADYLRHRIPSPVGFAPGAQQLLTDPFQGIRKPVSPAAAQMGPLELQQAALEGLSLPHDLAMQVPNFYQPGFGKLQMDKNRDGFRNRQPRMTHSPASLGLRGNASSPPTTAASITSMLSPSFTPTSVIRKMYESKDKSKDEPHAAKLKSSEREEGPRTTEESLLPPRSTDHVDQENSPSVAPKLTSLQRSTCSTPLSQANRCTKEQDYRPKSSGRKTPTMASPVPGNTFLRPIHQVPLVPHVPMVRPAHQLPPGLVQRMLAQGIHPQHLPPLLQAGMIPPGVDLSHLQGVSAPLLGQPCYPLTTAGHPLLNPRSATPLQLAMMQQQLQRSGASTQGSAVGVQTTPPPVSSRTGLPHMHSQLDHRTAAQRSSSPVGLAKWFGSDVLQQPLPSMPSKVISVDELEYRQ
- the EIF4ENIF1 gene encoding eukaryotic translation initiation factor 4E transporter isoform X3, producing the protein MDKRGGLAEAVNGDALLNMNIISTMKFPHRYTKEELLDIKEHPQSKQRPSCLSEKYDSDGVWDPEKWHASLYPNSGRTSPVESLKKELDSDRPALIRRIADPRERVKEDELDIVLSPQRRSFGGGCHVTAAAGARRSGSPLEKENDCVRVIGGRRIGSGRIISARNFDKDHRSGEKDSRDVRERDRDREYKDKRFRREYGDSKRLFGERRRNDSYTEEEPEWFSAGPTSQSETIELTGFDDKILEEEHKGRKRTRRRTASLKEECNGGVTEEEELRTTRGQETAADQEVPREMVLPESAPGEFDFNEFFNLDKSVPGLASMIEDVLGEGSVSASRFSRWFSNPSRSGSRSSSLRSTPHEELERLAGLEQGILSPGQNSGNYFAPIPLEDHSENKVDILEMLQKAKVDLKPLLSSLSANKEKLRESTHSGVVLSVEEVEAGLKGLKMDQEGKTAAPLMAERMEESLNVADSRHFKDGDMSAFNKLVSTMKASGTLPSQPKVNQTSENPLMLPSEMPGQAATKNILQEILGPSPSCRQTSSNVLSTLMGGLEPVPSLLAQRASSPPQPPISQMFPTRAASADYLRHRIPSPVGFAPGAQQLLTDPFQGIRKPVSPAAAQMGPLELQQAALEGLSLPHDLAMQVPNFYQPGFGKLQMDKNRDGFRNRQPRMTHSPASLGLRGNASSPPTTAASITSMLSPSFTPTSVIRKMYESKDKSKDEPHAAKLKSSEREEGPRTTEESLLPPRSTDHVDQENSPSVAPKLTSLQRSTCSTPLSQANRCTKEQDYRPKSSGRKTPTMASPVPGNTFLRPIHQVPLVPHVPMVRPAHQLPPGLVQRMLAQGIHPQHLPPLLQAGMIPPGVDLSHLQGVSAPLLGQPCYPLTTAGHPLLNPRSATPLQLAMMQQQLQRSGASTQGSAVGVQTTPPPVSSRTGLPHMHSQLDHRTAAQRSSSPVGLAKWFGSDVLQQPLPSMPSKVISVDELEYRQ